The Argiope bruennichi chromosome 9, qqArgBrue1.1, whole genome shotgun sequence genome contains a region encoding:
- the LOC129984991 gene encoding magnesium transporter NIPA2-like — protein sequence MSGWQIMATDTQPSKLYFEATLNVKKILMSKSNSHWKKKKFNIQKGADTMVLFSSKAVYFDTMESASLMITVKNLYKKQKSKIIIILEINSDPDSEESNIRKLRSSGVLDKLFQRDKRKPKSLKFQKFKSGSIYLGMILASIASILCGLSFVLKKRSLLQMDKREKYYQNKGWWMAHSLMMVGETLHFVAFFFAPAVLVCLLQMLMILVTAFASSSILGEKMNTYWKLAFATSLGGCLVIIVHVPREPHIYNIETFLYMVTAPMFAIYNLILFFITIIMMRFLIPKWGQINSLAFTVQSAIFGSIIVVALKGVLLVFTDKLFHWLPLTCVVIVGICLLLQFEYLNRALHSYNTLVVTTQYYVSYSALVIISLSLLFEVWNVSSEESIMIVLLGFFTTAMGVVIFAVFQEDDATFDFSKLFVGPDETG from the coding sequence ATGTCTGGATGGCAAATTATGGCCACAGATACACAACCATCCAAATTGTATTTTGAAGCGacattaaatgtgaaaaaaattctaatgtcgAAATCAAATTCTCACTGGAAGAAAAAGAAGTTCAATATCCAGAAAGGTGCAGATACGATGGTTCTTTTCAGCTCCAAAGCTGTTTATTTCGATACTATGGAAAGTGCAAGCTTGATGATAACTGTTAAAAATCTCTATAAGAAACAGAAATCcaaaatcataataattcttgaaattaacAGTGATCCGGATTCAGAGGAAAGTAACATCAGAAAATTGCGATCTAGCGGggttttagataaattatttcaaagagaCAAAAGAAAGCCAAAGTCTTTGAAGTTCCAAAAATTCAAATCGGGAAGTATTTATTTGGGTATGATCCTAGCTTCTATTGCAAGCATCCTCTGTGGATTGAGTTTCGTGTTGAAGAAAAGAAGCCTTCTTCAAATGGATAAAAGGGAGAAGTACTACCAAAACAAAGGCTGGTGGATGGCACACTCTCTTATGATGGTTGGCGAAACTTTGCATTTTGTCGCCTTCTTTTTCGCGCCAGCAGTTTTAGTATGCCTATTGCAAATGCTGATGATTTTAGTCACAGCGTTTGCTTCGTCCAGTATCTTAGGAGAAAAAATGAACACGTATTGGAAATTGGCTTTTGCAACATCTCTAGGTGGATGCTTGGTAATTATTGTCCATGTTCCCAGAGAGCCTCATATATACAACATCGAAACCTTCTTGTACATGGTGACTGCGCCAATGTTCGCCATATACAATCTCATCCTCTTTTTCATTACAATCATTATGATGCGCTTCTTGATACCGAAATGGGGGCAAATAAACTCATTGGCGTTCACAGTCCAAAGTGCCATTTTCGGATCTATTATAGTAGTAGCATTAAAAGGCGTTCTTCTCGTTTTcactgataaattatttcattggcTGCCTCTGACTTGTGTCGTGATAGTTGGCATTTGCCTTCTGCTGCAGTTTGAATATCTGAATAGAGCCCTTCATTCCTACAATACATTGGTTGTGACAACACAATATTATGTTTCGTATTCTGCACTTGTAATAATATCGTTGTCTTTGCTCTTTGAAGTTTGGAATGTGAGTAGTGAAGAATCGATTATGATAGTTCTTTTAGGATTTTTTACAACAGCGATGGGAGTAGTGATATTTGCAGTATTTCAAGAAGATGATGCcacatttgatttttcaaaactttttgttgGACCTGATGAAACAGGATAA